From Kaistella polysaccharea:
TAACTATGATAAACAAATTGTCGAAAAAAATTCCACGGTGGTGAAAGATGCTTCTATACTTTCTACCTCAGATGATTTTAAAAAACCACTAATCATTTATCCAAATCCTGTACAACATACACTTTCAATTTCCGGACTATTAAAATCTGAAGAATTCCAGATTTACAGTATTGACGGTAAATTAATAAAATCGGGAACATTGTCTGTTAAACAAAATTTAGATGTATCGCGCTTCTCCAAAGGCGTTTATATCCTGAAAATAGCGGGAGAAAATTTTAAATTTATTAAAAATTAGTATACCCGAACTTTTCCGTTGACTATAATCAAGTTAATTAGAAAAGCCCATCTTAAGAGGGCTTTTTTTCTTAAATTAGCATTTCAAAAAATTCAATTATGATATCTACACATTATCTCGAGACTTTACAGAATGAGTTGCAAAATATTAAAAATGACGGTTTGTTTAAAACAGAGCGCATTATTACCTCGCAGCAATCCGCGGAGATAGAAGCGAATGGAAAAAAGCTTCTCAACTTTTGTGCGAATAATTATTTAGGACTTTCAAATAATCAGGAAGTCATGAAAGCTTCTCAGGATATGATAGAAAGTCATGGTTATGGAATGTCTTCCGTACGTTTCATCTGTGGAACTCAGGATATTCATATAGAATTAGAAGCTAAAATTTCTAAATTTCTTGGCATGGAAGACACCATTTTATACGCCGCATGTTTCGATGCAAACGGTGGGGTTTTCGAGCCTTTGTTTACCGATCAGGATGCCATTATTTCCGATGAATTAAACCATGCTTCGATTATTGATGGTGTTCGTTTGTGTAAAGCAGCGAGATACCGCTACAAGAATAATAATATGGCAGATCTGGAAGAGCAATTAATTGAAGCTTCCAAAAAAGAGCATCGTTTTAGAATTATCGTAACCGACGGAGTTTTCTCAATGGATGGAATTGTAGCAGATTTAAAAGGTCTTTGCGATTTGGCAGACAAGTACGATTGTTTGGTGATGGTTGATGATTCTCACGCTACAGGATTTATCGGGAAAACTGGTCGTGGAACACACGAAGCCAATGACGTTATGGGCAGAGTAGATATTATTACTTCAACTTTAGGAAAAGCATTAGGTGGCGCGTTGGGTGGATTTACTTCTGGTAAAAAAGAAATTATTGATATGCTCAGACAACGTTCTCGCCCTTATTTATTCTCGAATTCACTGGCTCCGGGAATTGTTGGTGCAGCCATTAAAGTTTTAGATATGATTTCTGACGATACTTCGCTTAGAGATCAGGTCATGGAAAATTCTGAATATTTTAGAAAAGAAATGAAAGCCAAAGGATTTGATATTCCTGATGGAGAGGCAGCGATCGTTCCCGTAATGTTATACGACGCGCCATTAGCCCAAAAAATGGCAGAAAAATTAATGGATGAAGGAATTTATGTTATTGGATTTTTCTTCCCTGTGGTGCCAAGAGGAAAAGCGAGAATTCGAGTACAGCTTTCGGCAGCGCATACCAGAGAACAATTAGACAAGGCGATTGCTGCGTTTGAAAAAGTGGGAAAAGAACTGGAAGTTATATAAACTTCAAAATAATTTAAAACCTTCATTATTGAAGGTTTTTTTTGTTTCATTTAGCATCGGAAAGCTCTGTTTTAAATTTTTATTGTCTTTAAAATTTAAGTATGTTCGCACAATAATAATTTCATTTTATGTTCAGTAAGCAGGAAGCTCAACAGTTGCGCAAAGATTTCTGGATTGCTTTTGGAAAAAGTTTTCCTCGCAAATGGATTTTGTATGACACCAAGATTAAGGACTTTTCTTTTAAATTTTATGCAGATCATAAAAAAGCAGAAGTTTCTCTGGATATCGAAATGAAAGACGAACTTTTCCGAAATGCCTATTTCGAAAAAATGTGGTCGCTGGAGGCTTTACTTCAGGAAAGGTTAGGTGAAGTGCAGAAAGACGAATTTTATACGTTAGAAAATGGGAAAGTCATTGCGCGGTTTTGGGTCACCAAAGAAAATGTTTCCGTGTTCAATAAAAATACCTGGCAAAGTATATTCGAATTTTTCGTCGATAAAATGGAAGGTTTTGAAGAAATTTATTACGAATACGAAGATTTTATCAAAGATGTTTGACGAAAATCATTTATTCAAATTTTCTTTTTCGCCACCAATAAAATACGCCGCCCAATACCGCGAGAATTCCAAGAGGTAGAAGTAAATTGAACCATTGCCAATAGGATTTCTCGTCATCGACAAGGTTTCGGTCTAGAAGCCGTGCTTCAATATCGCGGTTTCTCAATTCCATTAAGTTTGAATCATCCAGTAGATAATCCAGTGCATTTCGCAAAAACTGTTCATTACCGTACGTTTGTTTCGTGAGTAAGTCTTCACCTAATGGCAAAGCTTTCCCTTTATACATTTGGTTTCTACCCACGTCACCATCAGCAATAATGATCATTTTATTATCGGTACTTTGCGCTTTAAAATTCGGGTATTTATTTCTTTCACTTCGTTGCGCATAAGCAGATTTAAATTTACCTTCTAAACTTACTGCGAAAATCTTCGGTGACGAAGGACGTTCGAATTCACTTAAAGAATCAGTTCGAACGATTTCTGCTAAAGCCACGTAATTCGGAACTTGCTTTACACTCGTGCGCTCGCTGGATTCAAAAAGGATGTTTGTTTTAATATTTGGGCGACCAAGTGTATCGATTGACGTTGGAAACTCAAATTTTACCGGATTGATGTTTTTCGTAATTGGATTTTTATTTTCAGCAATACCCAAAGCGAAATAAGGCCATATAAAGCTGCTGTATTGTGGGTTTCCCGCGACTTCACCAGAAACAATCCTGATCAAAGACGATTTTTTAAAATCTTTCACCAAAGCAGAATTTAAACGTATTCCATAATTGAAAAAGAAATCGGTGAGATTGATATCGTTTGGATATGCCATAATTTTTTTCGCTTGAAAAAGCGTGTCCATTTCAGCATTTACGGCATCAATCATCCAGAGAGTTTTCCCGCCGTTCATTATGAATTGGTCTATCAGTACTTTTTCGCCTTCTGTGAAAGCTTTCCGAGGTTTGGCAATCACCAGCGCATCCATCTGCCGAAGGTGAGGCATATCAGCGTAAGTAAGTTCAGTTTTATTTTGGGGAATAATTGGGCCAGCATTATAATTTTCCAGAGCCATTTCCATAAAACCAGAAAATTCGTCCGGTCTCAGTTCATCTTGATTAATGAGTATTCCAATGTTTTTTCTGTGCTCAGCCGTCAGTGTTTTAATGGTGGAAACGAAGCTGTATTCCAAATTTTCGATAGAACGGGTTAGTTGTTCATCAGCGTCAATTCCT
This genomic window contains:
- a CDS encoding glycine C-acetyltransferase; its protein translation is MISTHYLETLQNELQNIKNDGLFKTERIITSQQSAEIEANGKKLLNFCANNYLGLSNNQEVMKASQDMIESHGYGMSSVRFICGTQDIHIELEAKISKFLGMEDTILYAACFDANGGVFEPLFTDQDAIISDELNHASIIDGVRLCKAARYRYKNNNMADLEEQLIEASKKEHRFRIIVTDGVFSMDGIVADLKGLCDLADKYDCLVMVDDSHATGFIGKTGRGTHEANDVMGRVDIITSTLGKALGGALGGFTSGKKEIIDMLRQRSRPYLFSNSLAPGIVGAAIKVLDMISDDTSLRDQVMENSEYFRKEMKAKGFDIPDGEAAIVPVMLYDAPLAQKMAEKLMDEGIYVIGFFFPVVPRGKARIRVQLSAAHTREQLDKAIAAFEKVGKELEVI
- a CDS encoding DUF4268 domain-containing protein, translated to MFSKQEAQQLRKDFWIAFGKSFPRKWILYDTKIKDFSFKFYADHKKAEVSLDIEMKDELFRNAYFEKMWSLEALLQERLGEVQKDEFYTLENGKVIARFWVTKENVSVFNKNTWQSIFEFFVDKMEGFEEIYYEYEDFIKDV
- the gldG gene encoding gliding motility-associated ABC transporter substrate-binding protein GldG, with the protein product MNKKQIIYLILAFLLFLGAFGVFGKRIDLTQEKRYTLSDATVKVLKSVKKPLKIDVYLEGDFPASFRQLQNETRFMLEEFRKINPKIDFRFIDPIKTKISKDTLLAMGMQPSILPDMKDGKISEIVMFPYATFKYNSQGTSVPLIVNQTGIDADEQLTRSIENLEYSFVSTIKTLTAEHRKNIGILINQDELRPDEFSGFMEMALENYNAGPIIPQNKTELTYADMPHLRQMDALVIAKPRKAFTEGEKVLIDQFIMNGGKTLWMIDAVNAEMDTLFQAKKIMAYPNDINLTDFFFNYGIRLNSALVKDFKKSSLIRIVSGEVAGNPQYSSFIWPYFALGIAENKNPITKNINPVKFEFPTSIDTLGRPNIKTNILFESSERTSVKQVPNYVALAEIVRTDSLSEFERPSSPKIFAVSLEGKFKSAYAQRSERNKYPNFKAQSTDNKMIIIADGDVGRNQMYKGKALPLGEDLLTKQTYGNEQFLRNALDYLLDDSNLMELRNRDIEARLLDRNLVDDEKSYWQWFNLLLPLGILAVLGGVFYWWRKRKFE